Proteins found in one Amycolatopsis aidingensis genomic segment:
- the ispG gene encoding flavodoxin-dependent (E)-4-hydroxy-3-methylbut-2-enyl-diphosphate synthase, translated as MTVALGLPAMPPPVLAERRKTRQLMVGPVGVGSDHPVSVQSMTTTETADVNATLQQIAELTAAGCDIVRVACPSADDAEALPAIARKSQIPVVADIHFQPKYVFAAIEAGCAAVRVNPGNIRKFDDQVKEIAQAARDHGTPIRIGVNAGSLDKRLMEKHGKATPEALAESALWEASLFAEHDFHDLKISVKHNDPVVMVRAYEILAEQCDYPLHLGVTEAGPAFQGTIKSAVAFGALLRQGIGDTIRVSLSAPPVEEVKVGAQILQSLNLRPRKLEIVSCPSCGRAQVDVYKLADEVTAGLEGMEVPLRVAVMGCVVNGPGEAREADLGVASGNGKGQIFVKGEVIKTVPEHQIVETLIEEALRIAEETGESASGSPEVVVS; from the coding sequence ATGACCGTCGCACTCGGCTTGCCAGCCATGCCCCCTCCGGTGCTCGCCGAGCGCCGCAAGACACGCCAGCTGATGGTCGGCCCCGTGGGGGTCGGCAGCGATCACCCGGTGTCGGTCCAGTCCATGACCACCACCGAGACCGCCGACGTCAACGCCACCCTGCAGCAGATCGCCGAGCTGACCGCCGCGGGCTGTGACATCGTCCGGGTGGCCTGCCCCAGTGCCGACGACGCGGAGGCGCTGCCCGCGATCGCCAGGAAGTCGCAGATCCCGGTGGTCGCCGACATCCACTTCCAGCCCAAGTACGTGTTCGCCGCCATCGAGGCCGGGTGTGCCGCGGTGCGGGTGAACCCCGGCAACATCCGCAAGTTCGACGACCAGGTCAAGGAGATCGCGCAGGCGGCAAGGGACCACGGCACCCCGATCCGGATCGGGGTGAACGCAGGCTCCCTCGACAAGCGGCTGATGGAGAAGCACGGCAAGGCCACCCCGGAGGCGCTGGCCGAGTCGGCGCTGTGGGAGGCGAGCCTGTTCGCCGAGCACGACTTCCACGACCTGAAGATCTCGGTCAAGCACAACGACCCGGTGGTCATGGTGCGGGCCTACGAGATCCTCGCCGAGCAGTGCGACTACCCGCTGCATCTCGGCGTGACCGAGGCAGGCCCGGCCTTCCAGGGCACCATCAAGTCCGCGGTCGCCTTCGGCGCGCTGCTGCGCCAGGGGATCGGGGACACCATCCGGGTCTCCCTTTCCGCGCCTCCGGTGGAGGAGGTCAAGGTCGGCGCGCAGATCCTGCAGTCGCTGAACCTGCGCCCGCGCAAGCTGGAGATCGTGTCCTGCCCTTCCTGTGGGCGCGCGCAGGTCGATGTGTACAAACTGGCCGACGAGGTCACCGCGGGCCTGGAAGGGATGGAGGTCCCGCTGCGGGTCGCGGTGATGGGCTGTGTGGTGAACGGACCGGGGGAGGCGCGCGAGGCCGACCTCGGGGTCGCCTCCGGCAACGGCAAGGGCCAGATCTTCGTCAAGGGCGAGGTGATCAAGACCGTGCCCGAGCACCAGATCGTGGAGACCCTGATCGAGGAGGCGCTGCGCATCGCCGAGGAGACCGGCGAGAGTGCGAGCGGTTCCCCGGAGGTCGTGGTTTCCTGA
- a CDS encoding AraC family transcriptional regulator: MAEPEFAVRPPHPSLRRLVTRYIGYRQHAAGLPVHRGLPSRHVTLVISLDQPIRLIAMPRPDQPPASMRAPAGGLHAAPALIAQDGLRHGIHLELNPLGTRALLGLPAAELSGYVVDLADLGSARLAVLPERLAAEPSWPRRFAVLDEVLRAELTESGAPAPEVDWAWRRLCAERGLLRVAELAAEVGWSRRHFGERFRRELGLSPKQAARVLRFERAGELLRRHGRLDLAELAITSGFYDQAHLTNEWRALAGCSPGTWIAEELPELSFDQETAGTAAADSAV; the protein is encoded by the coding sequence ATGGCCGAGCCGGAGTTCGCCGTCCGGCCGCCGCATCCGTCGCTGCGGCGGCTGGTCACCCGCTATATCGGGTACCGGCAGCACGCCGCCGGGCTGCCGGTGCACCGGGGCCTGCCGTCCCGGCATGTCACCCTGGTCATCAGCCTGGACCAGCCGATCCGGCTGATCGCGATGCCGCGGCCGGACCAGCCCCCGGCCAGCATGCGTGCCCCGGCGGGTGGGCTGCACGCCGCACCGGCGCTGATCGCGCAGGATGGCCTGCGACACGGGATCCACCTCGAGCTGAACCCGCTGGGCACCCGAGCGCTGCTCGGCCTGCCCGCGGCCGAGCTGAGCGGGTACGTGGTGGACCTCGCCGACCTTGGCTCCGCCCGGCTCGCCGTCCTGCCGGAACGGCTCGCCGCCGAGCCGAGCTGGCCACGCCGGTTCGCCGTCCTGGACGAGGTGCTGCGTGCCGAACTGACCGAGTCCGGCGCCCCGGCACCGGAGGTCGACTGGGCGTGGCGGCGGCTGTGCGCCGAACGCGGCCTGCTCCGGGTGGCCGAACTGGCCGCGGAGGTCGGCTGGAGCCGCAGGCATTTCGGCGAGCGGTTCCGGCGCGAGCTGGGCCTTTCTCCGAAGCAGGCGGCCAGGGTGCTGCGGTTCGAGCGGGCCGGTGAGCTGCTGCGTCGGCACGGCAGGCTCGACCTCGCCGAGCTGGCGATCACCTCAGGGTTCTACGACCAGGCGCACCTGACCAACGAGTGGCGTGCGCTGGCGGGCTGCTCCCCTGGCACCTGGATCGCCGAGGAGCTGCCTGAGCTCTCATTCGACCAAGAAACCGCGGGCACCGCCGCCGCAGACTCGGCGGTATGA